CTTTGCTAAACTATGTCTCTGGAATGCACACGCTTAAAGACGATGTTCAATACCACATCTACAGGCTGAAAATCACCCCTGCGACTCAGTAATGTTGACATAATTTCCTAAGTCCTCTGTCACTGTGCAGTTCGTGATAGTATTTAGCTCCGCAGCAGTGATAACCTACTGAAATGCAGTGACAACGATTGCCGAGATTGAACTTCGAACAAGAACTTGCACAGTATTTGCACATGGTAGAGGAAAATACAGCAAGAGGCCTGCCTGGGTGAATCACGACAACAATTTGCTCTCTGCTTCGCAGCAGTTCTGCCTCTTTTGCTGCAAAACAGAGACAACATGCTTCTATTGCAGCCCAGCATGCTACGCATTAGAAGTCTGCAATTCAATTCTCAGCAAAGAAAAAAGACATTTAAGGACTCATTGAAAGGACTCATTTAAAGACTCAGTGAAAATGAATTTCTCCGCAGGCTTGCCATGCATGGATTAAAAAGTCTATTTGGCTGCACTAGACTCCAGGTGAACACCTCAGGTCAAACGTAAAATACTGGGGAAAACCTGACTCCTGAAGTTTGCCACAGAAGCGCCCTCcatcctttgttgctttgttcaAGTGACAAGTAACTATGGCTTCGCCGATGATACCGAAACAAATGCTCAGCTGGACATGGCAGTTGGAGATTGATTATCTGAAGCATAATTTCAAGAATTAAAATAAAACTAGTGAGGTTAGGAACACCTTAATGAGTGTTTAAGTGAATACACACCCCAGTTTGTAAAAACCTACAGCTAGCGCACATGTTATTAAAACTATTCAACCAATGTTCAGCTCGTGACTGCTGTACAGCAACCCAAAACAACAAAAAGGATGTTATTTCTGGCCCGTTGCTTATACTAGGAGCAATGAACAGCAGCAGCCTATACAGTGCCATGCTCCTACCGGAAATGGCAAAAAAAGGTGAATTAAAAGGCACagagatgcagaaaaaaaacataACGACGTGGCTAACACAAGAGTACAAGCTGCTAAGAAAACAGCTACTAGAAACAAGACGTGAATGAACAACTTCCATAAACAGAAGTTGCCATATCACCAAATTATAGCAGGCTGCTAGAAAGGAGAGCGAAGTTTCCATTCTATATTAACCTTCTCTCCCTTGCAAGTTACTGCAGAACACTTTAGTATCTGCGTGAAACAGTCTTCTAGTGGGCTTCAAACAGTTTCTGCTTGTAACTTAGATAAAATAACATAAAATTGATCATCACAGCTTCAAAAACTGATTCGGGTTTTCTGAAGCCTTGTGACCGTGGTCTCTAGAACTGATCTAAAATGCGCCAAGTAAATTAAACAATCTTACACTAAGAGACGTTTTGACTGAGTACACGCATGCCGACACTCTTTGAGCCACACTTTCCAGACTGTCGTAGCCTGGACAGAAGTTACACATTCCTTTGTTTTAAAGCAAACCTGAGTCgacaaagaaagaaatgagacAAAGCCTTTTGTGCAACACTGTGGCATGTAGGGAATTCTTGGTAAAGATCAGCTCTCTCTAAAACAGTTTGCTTAAGGCTTTTGACACTGCACTTCGAGTTGAGGAGATTAGTTTCATTGGCACGAAACAAATTCTCACAAGCCTGCATGAGCCTGACTAGTGGCTGTGATGGCACTTTCAGAGGATTTCGGCCATTTCGGGCATAGCATTTCAAAGCTAACAGCTCTGGGACTTCCCTACTTCTATCAACAATGCTCAAATGGCATGTTTGGCACAGCTTATGCTTATGTATTACAGCATATGCAATATAGCCAGAGAAATATTCTAGGCTGTCTTGTTCCTCTTGACAAAGCTCAAAAATACCATCATCAACATCGACAACTTCATTTGCATCTTCTTTAGGGTCAGCATTGAGACCGCTATCTCTCAAGAAAAGCACAAGATCCTGTGAGTCGTCAATGCTATATGAGCCGCTCCGACTAGGTTGCGAGAACTGAGCCAGCACAATCACTCTAAAGGTGGATTTGAACTCCCTGGCACGGGGCACAGGTGTTTTAAACCTTATTGAGCTAAACAAATTTTCAAGAGCATCTTGGCTCAATCGACTAAGCATCAAAAACTTGAAACCTTGCTTGGTAATGTAGCACTCTCTTAAAGATAAAGCAGCAACAGTTGACAAAACAGCGCCAGTCTGCACAGGTTTCCAGGTGCCTTTACCAGTCTTGTCTACTATCATGAGCCCTGTGAATAAAGCAATGAAGTCTTGCAGAAGCTGCTTGGCATCGTCTGCTTTTTGGGGACAAAGATCGCTTAATGCTGTTTTTCTTGTTCGCGACGTCATTATTGTGAACCAAAAGAATACTTGGTCAATAAAAAATGCGGTTGTCAGAGCTGTGTTTGGCAGCAGGGCTTTGCCAACCAGGTACCGCAAGGCTGCAGCTGTGCTATGATGCATAAGTGAATGTGCCGTGGCGACATTCATCTTTTCATAATGATTCGGGTCCAGGTCACGGGTCTTTAGATGTGGCATTAACTTCAGTTTGTGGTTCTCATCTATAGCGCAAGCCTGTCGTACATGTTCAAGAGAGACCTGCAAAAACAAAAACGAGTTAGAGTAGTCCCATTTCTTTGATTATCAAGGTATCTCTAAACAAAGTTTGTAGCTCTGAAAACATCTGGAGAGTAGTCGCAAGCCTTGACAATCCCTCGCAGTGTGCTGCTTCAGAACTACCATGCGCTTTGGAGACTGACCTTGTTGGTGGGTAGTTTATGCCTGGCAACTGTCACTTTGTCCAGGATGATTTCCTGGCCCCTGACAAGATGACCTCTCAAATTTTTGAGTAGGTGAGATGAATCCGCTAAAAAATGCAGCCTTCGGCCATTTCCACAGGGGTGGGGACATGATGTCTGGGTCTTGCCATATTTTGAAGCATGAATGCCGCAAAGCCTCCAAATTGCAGTGTTGCCTGGGCCCATATCAGTGACCACTGCATTAACTGTGATCCCTGCAGCTTCTGCTCTCCTGATAACTTCAAAAATGCACTCTTTTACTTGTTGAGCATCAAAAGAAGCAGCtgttaaaaaaacaaaagcagAAAAGATTATTACGGCCCCAAATATGAGGCATATTCGCAAAccacaaaacacaacaaaaaggTTAAACCTAAATGCAATCCTATAGCCTAATTTTTTTGTTTAATTGTAAATTCACAGCAGTAGTGTTGACATTTTCTAGCTTTCAGGCCACTTATGCTTAAAAATAGCTTTAACCTAATGCACCAAGTGCAAGCGCAAAATAAAAGACACTGTATCAAACAAATGACACCCTTACAAGTGAAGTGGTAAGCAACAGCCTGCTTCCACCGAGTCGTCAGTCCAGCCAGCATGAACACCAGAGCATGGGTTGCCAACTCTTCCTTGGTGGATCGGATTAGACGGCCTAATTGTGGGGTGCCCTGCAATGCCAAACAGTCATTTCAAGAAATTACCACAATGTGAGCACTTTCATGGCAAATGCAATATGCAAGGTAGTGGTGGAGTAGGGTAGTTCCTAGCCTGGCAGACAGTGTCGCAATGGCTGGACGACAAAGGCACTGTATTTGAATGACTAAAAGCGAATGGAATTATGCCACAAGCAAATCGAATACCTttcaaataatgaacagccgttatcacaattaatacaAAACtgtgttcacatcccagtatacTTAAAGTTAGAGAGTTTCAGTCATTACATCATGTTATGATGCATCGTTTATTAatagcacaaatggagcattagtaCTCTTCAGAGCATGAATGATCGccgtatagcctgtaaagtatgactacctaagcgacgtagcctTCTCTATTacacaagttctcatgttttgTTTATACTAGGCCCAGGGGGGTACAAATGTATATTTTGCTCCAATTTAATGTTTAATTGGCTGCAACTGACGTTCTGAAATATACGAAAAGTATTTGGAAGATATTCGCATTTACCAATAGTCACTATTCAACCCAGTaatcgaatcgaataggacactattccatttcttattcgaaagtttcaaatatttTGCACACCCCTACACTGAATAAATTTGTGAAGGTTATTTGTGTTTACTTTGGCCCATATTGGACTTATACTTTGTTTTAGGTGCCTATAATGAGCTTTAGTGCCAAAACTTATGTAGCAAGCCATAACAACAGATTAATAGGCTGATTTTTCAAAGTACAATATGGATCCTCTGTGCCAGAGCGCATTTGCTTCTGCTAGGACATTACATAACACTATCAATAGACAGTTTCACTTGCCTATTATGCTTCCAGTTGATGCATCATAGTCCAGGCCTGGATTCAGCTGCATTTCATCCATAAGCAAGCAGGCATGGCGCTCTTCTGGTTGCAATGATGAGGACCTCTGTTTCAGCGCCGCAAACACCTCATCCAAGATTCCTTAAAAAATGTACATGTTACATCAACATGAAGCAACATCACAATACCCTTTTAAAGTTGTCTATCATGTTTACCTGGCCTGAATTTGATGTATTCTGTTTGCTGTTGGAGCGTTATTTTTGCTGGTAGAGGTACAACATTCTCTTTCACAAAATCGTAGCCTTtgctgccacaggcaacttttaattGCAGAGCTTTCCGGACCATCTCTGGTGACCATGAGCTGCCTCGCATCGTGCCCTTCTCCAGCACACGAACTTGGTCAGGAGAAAGAACTTTTGAAATCGATTCGCGCAGTCGGTCTCTTTCGCTTTCTGCTTTGTGCCGTCGTTTGTACTCTAGCATGAGGCGTCGCTCCAGATCTACCTCCCTCTGTGATTTTGAAGTCAATTTGTACCCTGTGGACGTACAAACAAACAAGCTCAGTGCTAGCATCAACACTGATCTTATAACAAAGAACTAGTCTCCAATTTGGTAACTTACCTAGCGGTGTAGAAAGCAAGTCTGTCACAGGAACATCGGTGTTCGAAAGCTTTCTTTTTATCGCCCCTGCAAGCAAATAAGTCATTACGAACACTTAAAAGTCTTCCTTAGTGGTATATTTGGCATCACAAGAACAGCAGATTTACAATTGCAGAACAGGATTGACCAGGTCACGTCATAATAAGTACAGTGCAACAACTTATTTCTTCCTCACTCTCCCATAAATCGAATCTTCATGTGGCCTGCAGTGTCTCTCAAGCAAGTTCATTCGCTCACCTGAAGGTGCCAAAGCAGAGTGAAAGGTAGTACAGGCATCCTCTTGTCGTGCATGCAATGTGGAGCAGTCTGCATGCCAAAGAAGCACACTTCAGGGAAAAATCGAATCTTCATGTGGCCTGGAGTGTCTCTCAAGCAAGTTCATTCGCTCACCTGAAGGTGCCAAAGCAGAGTGAAAGGTAGTACAGGCATCCTCTTGTCGTGCATGCAATGTGGAGCAGTCTGCATGCCAAAGAAGCACACTTCAGGGAAACAGAGACAGGAAGTGTCACTTGCACTGTAGAAACACTAGACAGCACAATT
This region of Dermacentor silvarum isolate Dsil-2018 chromosome 5, BIME_Dsil_1.4, whole genome shotgun sequence genomic DNA includes:
- the LOC119454195 gene encoding transposable element P transposase; this encodes MLAGLTTRWKQAVAYHFTSASFDAQQVKECIFEVIRRAEAAGITVNAVVTDMGPGNTAIWRLCGIHASKYGKTQTSCPHPCGNGRRLHFLADSSHLLKNLRGHLVRGQEIILDKVTVARHKLPTNKVSLEHVRQACAIDENHKLKLMPHLKTRDLDPNHYEKMNVATAHSLMHHSTAAALRYLVGKALLPNTALTTAFFIDQVFFWFTIMTSRTRKTALSDLCPQKADDAKQLLQDFIALFTGLMIVDKTGKGTWKPVQTGAVLSTVAALSLRECYITKQGFKFLMLSRLSQDALENLFSSIRFKTPVPRAREFKSTFRVIVLAQFSQPSRSGSYSIDDSQDLVLFLRDSGLNADPKEDANEVVDVDDGIFELCQEEQDSLEYFSGYIAYAVIHKHKLCQTCHLSIVDRSREVPELLALKCYARNGRNPLKVPSQPLVRLMQACENLFRANETNLLNSKCSVKSLKQTVLERADLYQEFPTCHSVAQKALSHFFLCRLRFALKQRNV